From a region of the Leishmania major strain Friedlin complete genome, chromosome 32 genome:
- a CDS encoding pyrroline-5-carboxylate synthetase-like protein, translating to MASAEAEVAADMSAMWRYAEEARAGSSALSDLTYAERQAMLRAVAKALQTNEARILEANREDMVAAKANATADPLLRRLELTPSKLATLIEGISTLADMPDPIGQILSARELDNNLLLLKQTAPIGVVLVVFESRPESLPQIASLALCSGNGLLLKGGREGEHSNAVLHDLIVSAVESSTQGRVPRGVIGLVTNRADVYSLLQLDAHIDLVVPRGSNAMVQNIQRSTRIPVLGHADGICHVYVHKDADVDAALAVAIDAKLNYPAACNAAETLLLHRDLLHSPAHGTTAAQFLVNGMTEAGVSFYAGPQAIAAGLASELAASLHMEYGDAHMTVEVVDDLAAAIAHVNRHGSHHTDTILTVDKAAAAEFQRRVESACVFHNCSTRFADGFRFGLGAEVGISTARIHARGPVGVEGLLTQKWVLKPMGSLPQATEDGAAAAAANAPYATVAEFQKGQRVFTHKDVTRKLQDEAAGLRLQA from the coding sequence ATGGCGTCCGCAGAAGCGGAGGTCGCAGCAGACATGTCGGCGATGTGGCGCTACGCAGAGGAGGCACGCGCCGGTTCCTCTGCCCTGAGCGATCTCACTTACGCTGAGCGGCaggcgatgctgcgcgcggtggccaaggcgctgcagacgaACGAGGCCCGCATTCTCGAAGCGAATCGGGAAGACATGGTGGCGGCGAAAGCGAACGCCACTGCAGACCCGCTGTTGAGGCGGTTGGAGCTGACGCCGAGCAAGCTGGCCACGCTGATAGAGGGAATCTCGACCTTGGCGGACATGCCGGACCCAATCGGGCAGATTCTTTCGGCTCGTGAGCTGGACAACaacctgctgctgctgaagcagaCGGCCCCGATTGGGGTGGTACTAGTTGTATTTGAGTCCCGCCCTGAAAGTCTCCCGCAGatcgcctctctcgccctctgcTCCGGAAACGGGCTTCTTCTCAAGGGTGGGCGCGAGGGGGAGCACTCGAACGCGGTGCTGCATGACTTGATCGTCTCAGCTGTGGAGTCCAGCACACAGGGACGCGTGCCGCGAGGGGTAATCGGCCTCGTTACGAATCGCGCTGACGTATACAGCCTTCTGCAGCTGGATGCGCACATTGATCTCGTCGTGCCTCGCGGAAGCAACGCGATGGTGCAAAACATCCAGCGCTCCACTCGCATTCCGGTGCTGGGTCACGCCGATGGCATCTGCCACGTATACGTGCACAAGGACGCAGATGTggacgcggcgctggcggtggcgatcGATGCGAAGCTGAATTATCCGGCAGCGTGCAACGCGGCAGaaacgctgctgctgcaccgcgatCTTCTCCACTCCCCCGCGCATGGTACCACAGCGGCGCAGTTCCTTGTCAATGGCATGACGGAGGCGGGTGTGTCCTTCTACGCCGGTCCGCAGGCCATCGCTGCGGGGCTGGCAAGTGAGCTGGCGGCTTCTCTTCACATGGAGTACGGCGATGCGCACATGACAGTGGAGGTTGTCGATGACTTGGCGGCGGCTATCGCGCACGTGAACCGGCACGGCTCGCACCACACAGACACCATTCTCACCGTTGACaaggctgccgcagcggagtTTCAGCGGCGGGTTGAGAGCGCCTGTGTGTTCCACAACTGCTCTACTCGCTTCGCTGACGGGTTCAGGTTCGGCCTCGGTGCGGAGGTGGGCATCAGCACCGCCCGCATTCACGCTCGCGGCCCAGTCGGTGTTGAGGGACTGCTGACCCAAAAGTGGGTCTTGAAGCCGATGGGGTCGTTGCCTCAGGCGACggaggacggcgccgctgcagctgcggccaACGCGCCGTacgcgacggtggcggagTTCCAGAAGGGGCAGCGTGTCTTCACTCACAAGGATGTCACCCGCAAGCTTCAGGATGAGGCCGCAGGGCTGCGATTGCAGGCTTGA
- a CDS encoding putative ribosomal protein L3, with translation MSHCKFEHPRHGHLGFLPRKRSRQIRGRARAFPKDDATQKPHLTSFMVFKAGMTHIVRDVDRPGSKVNKKEVVEPVTILEAPPMVIVGIVGYRQTPVGLKTIGTVWAHHTSVEFRRRYYKNWKQSAQLAFSRQKQFANTKEGKVAEARTLNAFAKKASVIRVIAHTQLRKLRNHRVGVKKAHVQEIQVNGGSVAAKIALAKSLLEKEVRVDSVFQQSEACDVCSVTKGHGTEGVVKRWGVACLPRKTHRGLRKVACIGAWHPARVMYTVARAGQHGYHHRTQLNKKIYQIGRSVAVEPNQATTTYDLTAKTITPMGGFVGYGTVRNDYVMLKGSVSGPRRRVMTLRRPMAPQTSRQLKEKIVLKFIDTSSKIGHGRFQTKKEKNQWFGPLKKDRIRREERLRKERAARAVERKAKAAKK, from the coding sequence ATGTCTCACTGCAAGTTCGAGCACCCCCGCCACGGCCATCTCGGCTTCCTGCCGCGCAAGCGCTCGCGCCAGATCCGCggccgtgcgcgcgcgttcCCCAAGGACGACGCGACGCAGAAGCCCCACCTGACGAGCTTCATGGTGTTCAAGGCCGGTATGACGCACATTGTGCGTGATGTCGATCGCCCTGGATCGAAGGTGAACAAGAAGGAAGTGGTGGAGCCGGTGACGATCCTGGAGGCGCCGCCGATGGTGATTGTCGGCATTGTGGGCTACCGCCAAACGCCGGTTGGCCTGAAGACGATCGGCACCGTGTGGGCGCACCACACGAGCGTCGAgttccgccgccgctactaCAAGAACTGGAAGCAGTCTGCGCAACTGGCCTTCTCCCGCCAGAAGCAGTTTGCGAACACGAAGGAGGGCAAGGTCgccgaggcgcgcacgctgAACGCGTTCGCGAAGAAGGCGTCCGTCATCCGCGTgatcgcgcacacgcagctgcgcaagcttCGCAACCACCGCGTGGGCGTGAAgaaggcgcacgtgcaggagATCCAGgtcaacggcggcagcgttgcgGCGAAGATCGCGCTGGCCAAGTCcctgctggagaaggaggtgcgcgTCGACTCCGTGTTCCAGCAGTCCGAGGCGTGCGACGTGTGCTCCGTCACGAAAGGCCACGGTACGGAGGGCGTGGTGAAGCGCTGGGGCGTTGCCTGCCTGCCACGCAAGACGCACCGCGGTCTGCGCAAGGTTGCGTGCATCGGCGCGTGGCACCCTGCCCGCGTCATGTACActgtcgcgcgcgccggTCAGCACGGttaccaccaccgcacgcaGCTGAACAAGAAGATCTACCAGATCGGCCGCTCCGTTGCTGTGGAGCCGAACCAGGCGACGACGACCTACGATCTGACAGCCAAGACGATCACGCCCATGGGTGGCTTCGTCGGCTACGGTACGGTGCGCAACGACTACGTGATGCTGAAGGGCTCCGTGTCTGgcccgcgccgccgtgtgatgacgctgcgccgcccgaTGGCGCCGCAGACGTCGCGCCAGCTGAAGGAGAAGATCGTGCTGAAGTTCATCGACACGAGCTCGAAGATCGGCCACGGCCGCTTCCAGacgaagaaggagaagaacCAGTGGTTCGGCCCGCTCAAGAAGGACCGCATCCGCCGcgaggagcgcctgcgcaaggAGCGCGCTGCCCGCGCCGTGGAGCGCAAGGCAAAGGCCGCGAAGAAGTAA